In the genome of Anguilla anguilla isolate fAngAng1 chromosome 15, fAngAng1.pri, whole genome shotgun sequence, the window ACCAATCTTCCCCGCAAGATCGAGACCATTGTCAATGGAAAGCCTGGTGGGTCATCGTTATTGTAGCTGTCTGCTTGTATAATAGATAACAGAGTCTATAGTGCGGTAGTGTTAGAAGTTGTGTTGTTGagcagaaatgcattatggTGATAAGTTGTTTATCTTGTTAATGTCATGCGTTTTTAGGGTTGTTACTGTTTCTGTGCAtcacctgggtgatgcagaGTAACCATTTTACCCTGGGAACTTGGCTTGGGAACACTACTGTGGGGACGACAGAGAACATTCCTTATTTTTTGATCAGGGGTGTctaatcttatccgaaaagggccagtgtgggtgcaggttttgttttagcccagcattaAGatgcctgattctacttatcaaggtcttgactaAAGACTGTGATTAGTTAAGTAGTTGAATTGGGTGTCTTGTGCtgggctgaaataaaaaaaaatgtgcaccCACACAGGCACTTTTCAGGTAAGATGCCCCTTAAATTGTGTAGAATGGTgtcagaaaacataaaaatgtgttgagAAAATCAGAGAAAAGTAATTTCTATCTATGTAACTGTTAAAGGAGTGTTTAATTTATCAGAATGATTTTGTTAATACTACTCCAAAGAgaagtttttatttacaaacacaaagaagTGTTCATAGAGTTTTTCTTCTCACTAGAGGCATGGTATATTTTAAGCATTCAGTTTCTCTTTAACAGGAACGTTTAGTCCATAAGAGGGtaattatgtgtgtgcacaatACAGGTCTATTGGGTGTGTGTTTCACAGATAGGGCCTCTCTCTGCTGATATTTTAATAAGTCCCTGAAGAGCAGTAACAGGCGATGTGCATGTTTGACTGGAGTACCTTGTGCATTTGGCTGAGCTGTATCTTCCCTCATTCCCTGCTCAGGAGCGTGCCACAAGCTGGAGCTGCAGATCCGGCTGTTTTGCAGGAACGTGCTGCTGGACCCCTGGCAGAACCGGCGGGACACTCTGTTCTGGCTGACCCGCATCCTCAAGCTCTGGCCCATGGTCAGCCAGGCCCGGCTGCTCTTCGTCCTCTACGGCCCCCTCCTCCCAGACGGTGAACACCCCGCCACCGCATGCACATTCTGTGCTCTTAAATATCCTACATGAAAGGCTGGTATCTGTTCACTCAGCAGTCACCCTACCCAGGGCAGTTTGCAGAGCTTAGGGTTTATGTGCTAAACTTGCTATTTATTTCAGCTGTGACTTGAGGGTACACCATTCTGGTTACCAGTAAATTGTTTTCAATAAACAGTATGCAGAGCTATTCTAATGCAGCTGCCTGTGCTGGTTCAGTAAGAAATCTGTAATGAAGGACAAGACCCTGTTTCAGTGGAGCTGTTTTGTGTTCAGCTGCACTGAGCGCGTGCAATTGACACCCCCAGGTAAGATTGGCTGGCACGAGATGCTGGATGGTGTGGTGGCGCAGTGCGGGCTCTGGGACCTGGCCAAGGCTGTGATTCTGCTCTACACCGACGCTGAGGCCAAGGACTGGTCAGCTGACACCCTGCTCGGAATCATAGAGGAGATGACAGGTGAGCTACAGTGAAACTGGTGGACCGAGTTTCCTGGCCGTGTTTTTCAGGAAATGTGAACAGTGCTGCTAATTTTAGTTAattatcagccaatcagaactcagTCTGGCTAAAGCAAAGTTTTTTCCAAAGATGAATTATGTACTAATTGGTGATGGGGCTTTCTCTGTGTGTACGAAAAACTGGAACagttcaccaaaaaaataaggCTAATTCAGGTTTCTGCTGAAAATAATATTGGTGCTGATACTATCTGTTGTCATGACAAACCCGTATAAGGGTGTGCTCCAGTGTCATGACAAACCCATGCAAGGGTGTGCTTCTGTGTCATGACAAACCCGTATAAGGGTGTTCTCCTGTGTCATGACAAACCCGTGTAAGGGTGTTCTCCTGTCATTATGAACCCGTATAAGGGTGTTCTCCTGTGTCATTATGAACCCGTGTAAGGGTGTTCTCCTGTGTCATTATGAACCCGTGTAAGGGTGTTCTCCTGTGTCATGATGAACCCGTGTAAGGGTGTTCTCCTGTGTCATGATGAACCCGTGTAAGGGTGTTCTCCTGTGTCATGATGAACCCGTGTAAGGGTGTTCTCCTGTGTCATGATGAACCCGTGTAAGGGTGTTCTCCTGTGTCATGATGAACCCGTGTAAGGGTGTTCTCCTGTGTCATTATGAACCCGTGTAAGGGTGTTCTCCTGTGTCATTATGAACCCGTGTAAGGGTGTTCTCCTGTGTCATTATGAACCCGTGTAAGGGTGTTCTCCTGTGTCATTATGAACCCGTATAAGGGTGTTCTCCTGTCATGACGAACCCGTGTAAGGGTGTTCTCCTGTGCCTTAGTGGTGCCTGAGGCCTGGCACATGGAGAACATGGCTCGCCTGCTGGTGCTGTGCGGGAACAGCATCTGCTACAGCGTGCTGGCCAGCAGAGCTGTCAACCGACGCTTCCTGGAGATCTCGCGCCTCATCGTCTTCCTCATTCTGGTTAGTGTCCGTCCCCTGAGCCTCCTGCGGACATCCACTCTGTGCAGAAACAGGATTCTGAGCTACTTATCTGTCATCAGGTGTGTGAGAAGGACGGCTTCTGCATGTCCTGGCCGGTGAAGATGATGCAGCAGATCTGCAAAGTCTTCCCCACGTCCGAAGACAAGTGGTCCTTCGTCAAGGGCGTGGAGAGCATGCTCTCGGAGGTCGCCATGGAGATGTATGAGGTCATCATGGCAGGTGAGTGATGTTCTCAGTCCTCCCCATCTTTTGCACACTAATTATGCACTTCAGAATTGAACAAAAATGgttatattttactgttttgCATACAATAGGCTTTAAAATATGTACTGAGGTATTACCTAGGTTCCACCTGATGAGAAAAGATGGTAAATCAGAGCGGTTTTCCTTGATCAGAGTGGATGGATAATCCCAGCTACCAACCAAAACTCAACTAAACCCGAATTAATCTGGCAACCTCACACTGGTagcaacagacagaaagaaaatccTATCTGTTATAATGCATATTCTCAATATGCATAACTTCTATATACattacaggccaaaagtattaggctacctgtgtttttattttgtttttcaaaagccattggtagagaagaattcagttaatatatgtgaatttactgaataaaaaattaaagtataaacttttatttccatttctacctaaaataacacaaaaagatgagttttacttcaAAATGATCTGAGACATGACTTTTCTTATAATAGCCTCCTTTGGATTAAATTACAGTTAAATTGTTGGAAGTCTACCAATCATTCTACAGATTTGGGGATGGGAGGGAAATTGTTATATTGACTGAAATCTCATCTAAGTTTTTTAAAGGCACAGGTATTTTAATCCCATTGGactgtagtgtaagtaaaataggcactgaaggagcaagaaatatggcaaaaagGCGTGTgcagggccaagtaaacattgtggcaagaaggttattccctgtgagaaattgcaaagttTTAGATTTCCAGGTGCgctgttcagtacacactcagaagggtgtACACTGAACACAGAATGTTTACTTTGGTTTGTAATTCACTAAATGGgttatattaactgaattcttctccaCCTAAAGTTTTGGCCTGTACAGCACAAACATCAGTTACAGGaaagtcattttgtttcattatttgctTCATCGGTTAATTTTTATGTCACTATCATTAGTTCTGTATTAAATTAAGCAGCCTAATCATGTATCCTTGCAAAAGTCCAGTAAATATTCTGTAAAGTCATTTCTTGCAGATAGTGTTGATTATTATTCTTTAGCAACTGGTTTGATACCTTTCAAGTTTCATATCACagaacctttttaaaaaattctattgCAGTTCACTGATAAAACATTCACGGAGCTGGTGTACATTATCTGAACAGAAACACTAAGAGGTTGTGTGCGTATATGAAGTGACTTGTTAATGGCGGTCAGTCGTGCAGCTGATAGGCATTCCCGTGCCACACTGTGTGCGGTTTGTTAAGGTGAGCGAAACAAAGAGCTGGACACATTCCAGAGCCTCTGCAACCTGCTGAACGCCAGCTCCCACTTCCACACAGAGATGGTCTACATGTTCCTCAAGAAGGACTGACCCTCTGGACAAGCAGAACCTCAGGGCCAAGGGGAACCATGtacgttttttatttaaatgcagacATTGCCATCTCATTACATTTTAAGGTTTACATTTTAAGATAGCAATGAATCCCCGCCCCGGTCATGAACTCAATAGCAGACAATCACTGAGAACTTGTAATTGGTAGTTTCCCCAATTATTTCTGTCAATCTCCTCCCCTTAAAGtagtatatttataaatgtgtttttcctatttatttactatttatttatgtatattatataatttataaactTAATGTGGAACTGTATGTTGTGCAAGGGTTTTTTATTGTATAATGGTTTTACATTCATGCATTGATTGCACAGTCCATTCTCAATACTGTTTTAAAGATGTAAGCTGCAGTTAATTGGTTTATTCTTTTGGTGCAGTTTTGCAGAACTTGATGGGATAAATGGTGCTTTCAGTCCACTAAAGATGAATTGATTTTATTCTTTAAAGTTGCCGCTCTGGGATGCCgttttaatatgaaataatcaGTTCTTTTAAAGCGAGGCTTCACCGAAGTACCTCAGAATCCCTTTTCGCTGAACAACAGCTGT includes:
- the LOC118214598 gene encoding F-box only protein 47-like, producing MESISENFTMTHKYHRSCKAQHYASRTVSTRSQCRTMQGFFERLPAEVLDMVLECLSVMDISVFSMVSKAINSYITGYVSTQAWRNRMIMLKFHHSASPTQEDCILDHYRSLGVLFKRCTLLLPTKDRLKFIYSKFSQVPCFTMERCTSSPGCLGFASYGVFLQTLIAGWDELECHRVFNFLCEFTNLPRKIETIVNGKPGACHKLELQIRLFCRNVLLDPWQNRRDTLFWLTRILKLWPMVSQARLLFVLYGPLLPDGKIGWHEMLDGVVAQCGLWDLAKAVILLYTDAEAKDWSADTLLGIIEEMTVVPEAWHMENMARLLVLCGNSICYSVLASRAVNRRFLEISRLIVFLILVCEKDGFCMSWPVKMMQQICKVFPTSEDKWSFVKGVESMLSEVAMEMYEVIMAGERNKELDTFQSLCNLLNASSHFHTEMVYMFLKKD